One window of Rasiella rasia genomic DNA carries:
- a CDS encoding PKD domain-containing protein — protein MKKLLFFLFVFVSILGNAQEYRYTNTLFPSAEKVADIVYGNAPAINFPYHDESNTTNADLVMDLYLPEGDDFELRPAVIFAHSGGFLNGNRNHEDMVAFCDSLARKGYVTATIDYRKSFYVLSNVPMHGTRAVYRAIQDGRAAVRYLRANAATYGIDPTKVYMGGSSAGAFIVLHDAYMNDPDEKPSETEAVSYNNAIFPFFHTGPDMGPVDVGLNLGENGQPDGILALWGAVQTPDLIKANDTTPIFMAHGTEDATVAFEVGPPFGFPPFPDVYGSNPINDKLETLNFTNKETYFVTGEGHEFHGTDNGNWPGTPNAFWDEIVNKSVNFLWLQHKPIADFISDTPGSLDVTFTDTSDGALAWWWDFGDGSTSTLQNPVHTYAADGTYNVKLYIENDIKSWDEISYEVTVEQVLGVSNLAEISFQVYPNPTQGTLFVKSNATINSIALYNTLGQLVFESKSSASIDISAVSEGIYYLQATGDFGTQQKKIIKK, from the coding sequence ATGAAAAAATTATTATTCTTCCTATTCGTTTTTGTGTCGATTTTAGGCAATGCTCAAGAGTATCGATATACCAATACGCTATTTCCTTCTGCAGAGAAAGTAGCCGATATCGTCTACGGAAATGCTCCTGCTATTAATTTCCCATACCACGATGAGAGCAATACGACCAATGCCGACTTAGTAATGGATTTATACCTACCCGAAGGAGATGATTTTGAATTACGTCCTGCTGTAATTTTTGCACATTCGGGCGGTTTCCTCAATGGCAACAGGAATCATGAAGACATGGTCGCTTTTTGCGATTCGCTTGCGCGGAAAGGTTATGTGACTGCCACTATAGACTATAGAAAGAGTTTTTATGTATTGTCTAATGTGCCCATGCATGGTACTAGAGCCGTGTATCGCGCCATTCAAGACGGTCGTGCTGCGGTTCGTTATTTACGTGCTAACGCCGCAACCTACGGTATAGACCCAACAAAAGTGTATATGGGCGGAAGCAGTGCAGGTGCTTTTATTGTCTTGCATGACGCTTATATGAACGACCCCGACGAAAAACCAAGCGAAACAGAAGCTGTGTCGTATAATAATGCCATCTTTCCGTTTTTTCATACTGGCCCCGATATGGGACCCGTAGACGTAGGCCTAAATTTAGGAGAGAATGGGCAGCCCGACGGTATTTTAGCCCTTTGGGGCGCCGTACAAACTCCAGATTTAATTAAAGCCAACGATACAACTCCAATTTTTATGGCGCATGGAACCGAAGATGCAACTGTTGCTTTTGAAGTAGGCCCTCCTTTTGGGTTTCCTCCATTTCCGGATGTATACGGAAGCAACCCAATCAATGACAAGTTAGAGACCTTAAATTTTACCAATAAAGAAACTTATTTTGTAACTGGAGAAGGGCATGAATTTCACGGTACCGATAACGGGAATTGGCCTGGAACGCCTAATGCATTTTGGGACGAGATTGTAAATAAATCGGTTAATTTTCTTTGGCTACAGCATAAACCTATAGCAGATTTTATAAGTGATACACCTGGAAGTTTAGACGTAACTTTTACAGACACCAGCGATGGAGCACTAGCTTGGTGGTGGGATTTTGGAGATGGTTCAACCTCTACACTACAAAACCCTGTGCATACCTACGCTGCAGATGGCACATATAATGTAAAACTCTATATTGAAAATGATATTAAAAGTTGGGATGAAATATCATACGAGGTGACCGTAGAGCAAGTTTTAGGTGTTTCTAATCTTGCTGAAATTTCCTTTCAAGTGTATCCTAATCCAACACAAGGAACCTTGTTTGTAAAATCTAATGCCACTATCAACAGCATAGCGCTGTATAACACCCTAGGACAATTGGTGTTTGAATCTAAATCGAGTGCATCTATAGATATTTCCGCAGTAAGCGAAGGAATCTACTACCTGCAAGCCACTGGCGATTTTGGTACACAACAGAAAAAAATTATAAAAAAATAA
- a CDS encoding cytochrome-c peroxidase, whose translation MKSYYYIFIFCCGFLVSCQQDEYTPAPTQLDNELALLLKERSEGEGNTFFMLPDSGDYSSIPQDPLNPITAEKVRLGRLLVHETATGGNPKIANNKYTYACASCHPAASGFSAGIRQGIGEGGIGFGFKGEGRVAMDENSMPRDSIDVQPIKPPTLINVAYQTVALWNGALGGTGINAPYVQQNAAAVPENLLGYQGVETQGMAGQVMHRLKIDEEFAEEFGYKTYFDSAFPSVPVEERYSLLNGALAIAAFNRTVLANQAPWQDWLRGDTEALTADQKKGALLFFDKAQCYQCHTGPALKSEGFYAWGLFDFNPEETIIFDPSLRSFNIETQLGRGEFTGREQDNFKFKVPTLYNLKMNKFYGHGGSVTSVREVVAYKNAGIKQNAEIPDTQLAPQFGTTNLTTEEIDLLVDFLENGLYDATIARYAPAAVLSGNCIPNNDPQSRIDLGCD comes from the coding sequence ATGAAATCGTATTACTATATTTTTATTTTTTGCTGCGGCTTTTTAGTCTCATGCCAACAAGATGAATACACGCCTGCACCAACGCAACTAGATAACGAGCTTGCGTTACTCCTAAAAGAACGGTCTGAGGGGGAAGGCAATACCTTCTTTATGTTACCTGATTCTGGTGATTATTCAAGCATTCCACAAGATCCCTTAAATCCAATTACGGCAGAAAAAGTTCGTTTAGGCCGGCTTTTGGTACACGAAACAGCTACTGGAGGTAATCCAAAAATAGCGAACAACAAATACACCTACGCCTGTGCTAGCTGTCATCCAGCAGCTTCTGGGTTTTCGGCAGGTATACGCCAAGGTATAGGTGAAGGCGGTATAGGTTTTGGTTTTAAAGGAGAAGGCAGAGTAGCTATGGATGAAAATTCTATGCCTAGAGACAGCATAGATGTACAACCTATAAAACCCCCTACCCTAATTAATGTTGCGTACCAAACCGTAGCATTGTGGAATGGCGCACTAGGAGGCACAGGAATTAACGCACCCTACGTTCAACAAAACGCTGCTGCAGTACCAGAGAACTTATTAGGGTACCAAGGAGTAGAAACGCAAGGAATGGCTGGGCAGGTCATGCATCGTTTAAAGATTGATGAAGAATTTGCCGAAGAATTTGGGTATAAAACTTACTTCGATAGCGCTTTTCCATCTGTTCCTGTAGAAGAACGCTATTCACTGCTCAACGGTGCCTTGGCGATTGCAGCTTTTAATAGAACGGTTTTAGCCAACCAAGCTCCGTGGCAGGATTGGTTACGAGGCGATACCGAAGCACTAACTGCCGATCAAAAGAAAGGAGCACTCTTGTTTTTTGACAAAGCCCAATGCTACCAATGCCATACAGGACCTGCATTAAAATCTGAAGGTTTTTACGCTTGGGGATTGTTTGATTTTAATCCAGAAGAAACCATCATATTCGACCCGTCCTTGCGTTCATTTAATATTGAAACCCAATTGGGAAGAGGTGAATTTACAGGGCGTGAGCAAGACAATTTTAAATTTAAAGTACCAACCCTCTACAATTTAAAAATGAACAAATTTTATGGGCATGGCGGTTCTGTAACAAGCGTTAGAGAGGTTGTAGCTTATAAAAACGCTGGAATAAAGCAGAATGCAGAAATACCTGATACTCAATTAGCACCACAATTTGGAACCACAAACCTTACGACCGAAGAAATAGACCTTTTAGTTGATTTCTTAGAGAATGGTTTATACGATGCTACCATAGCACGTTACGCACCCGCTGCTGTGCTATCTGGAAACTGTATTCCTAATAACGATCCGCAGTCGAGAATAGATTTAGGATGTGATTAA
- a CDS encoding four-helix bundle copper-binding protein translates to MKKQELISILGSCINACNHCADACLEEDDVKMMADCIRTDRVCAEVCSSLSQILHTTYDNVEGLINYCISVCEDCASICEEHEHQQCKDCAQACRNCIEACKQYLAA, encoded by the coding sequence ATGAAAAAGCAAGAATTAATAAGTATCCTAGGTAGTTGCATAAATGCGTGCAACCATTGCGCAGATGCTTGTTTAGAAGAAGACGATGTAAAGATGATGGCAGACTGTATACGTACAGACCGTGTTTGTGCAGAAGTATGTAGTAGTCTATCGCAAATACTGCACACCACGTATGATAATGTAGAAGGACTGATTAACTATTGCATAAGTGTATGCGAAGATTGCGCAAGTATCTGTGAAGAACATGAACACCAACAATGTAAAGATTGTGCTCAGGCGTGCAGAAACTGTATAGAAGCCTGTAAGCAATATTTAGCAGCGTAG
- a CDS encoding type I restriction endonuclease subunit R produces MTTPNQNPEQVARDKIDEMLRLANWVVQSKSQVDLSAGKGIAVREYQTDVGPADYVLFVDRKPIGIIEAKREDEGHRLTVVEEQSSNYANAKLKYLNNDPLPFVYESTGTITRFTDYRDPKPRGRSVFSFHKPETIAEWLKKGQSLRERLLSIPSLDETGLRPAQIVAINNLEHSFKKNRPKALIQMATGAGKTFTAATFVYRLLKHADAKRVLFLVDTKNLGEQAEQEFMTFQPNDDNRKFTELYNVQRLSSSYIASDSQVCISTIQRLYSILKGEELDESAELDNPNENSWLQNKISKNKAVPVEYTPKVPIEQFDFIVIDEAHRSIYNLWKQVLDYFDAFLIGLTATPDKRTFGFFNENVVSQYTYEESVTDGVNVPYDVYTIETEISQNGETIKAGWYVDRRDKLTRKKRWQQEDEDTEYKRNDLDKKVVNPSQIRNIIREYKRALKTTIYPNRVDENGDYEVPKTLVFAKTDSHADDIIKIIREEFDEGNDFCKKVTYKIEEDPKSVLNRFRNSYYPRIAVTVDMIATGTDVKPLEVLLFMRDVKSINYFEQMKGRGTRTINSDSLQLVSKTAKTKTHFVIVDAVGATKSKKTDSRPLERKKSVPMKDLLGAVTMGVADEDLFLSLANRLIRLEKQITEKEKDKLLEFSGGKNLKQITKELITAFDQDEIETKAQLEIDKIPVQDQTPALLEEAKKEAQEQLILEASKTFNGELNDYLDNVRKQHEQIIDSVNIDSVTKSEWETTSVDKATEIVKDFTEYLEANKDEIKALSIFYNQPYNRRDITFKMIKDVMEKLQLEKPLLAPDYVWNAYATVEEVKSKPPKEQLTGLVSLIRRACGIDQQLIPYDKTINENFRKWMFEQNAGQHNRFMPEQVEWLRMIKDHVVSSYHIEIDDLDYTPFDAKGGKGKMHQLFGNQMNEVINELNEVLAA; encoded by the coding sequence ATGACAACTCCCAACCAAAATCCTGAACAAGTAGCTCGCGATAAAATCGATGAAATGCTTCGTCTTGCCAATTGGGTTGTACAGTCTAAAAGCCAAGTAGACTTATCTGCTGGAAAAGGCATTGCAGTACGTGAGTACCAAACCGATGTAGGTCCTGCCGATTATGTTCTGTTCGTAGACCGAAAACCTATCGGAATTATTGAAGCGAAACGAGAGGATGAAGGACATAGACTTACAGTTGTGGAAGAACAATCTTCAAACTATGCCAACGCAAAATTAAAATACTTGAATAACGACCCTTTGCCTTTCGTATACGAAAGCACAGGAACTATCACAAGATTTACAGATTACAGAGACCCAAAACCAAGAGGAAGAAGTGTTTTTAGTTTTCATAAACCAGAAACAATTGCAGAGTGGTTAAAAAAGGGGCAATCGCTACGAGAACGATTATTATCTATTCCAAGTTTAGATGAAACAGGATTACGTCCTGCTCAAATTGTAGCCATAAACAATCTGGAACATTCTTTCAAAAAGAACCGACCAAAGGCCTTAATTCAAATGGCAACCGGTGCTGGAAAAACATTTACAGCAGCCACTTTTGTCTATCGTTTGTTAAAACACGCAGATGCCAAACGTGTGTTGTTTTTGGTGGACACCAAAAACCTTGGCGAACAAGCAGAACAGGAATTTATGACCTTTCAGCCCAATGACGATAACCGAAAATTTACAGAATTGTATAATGTTCAGCGATTATCATCAAGTTATATTGCTTCCGATAGTCAAGTTTGTATTTCAACAATACAACGTTTGTATTCTATTTTAAAAGGAGAAGAATTAGATGAAAGTGCTGAACTCGATAATCCAAACGAAAATTCTTGGTTACAGAACAAAATTTCTAAAAACAAAGCTGTTCCTGTTGAGTACACTCCAAAAGTACCTATTGAACAATTCGATTTTATAGTCATTGACGAAGCGCACCGTTCCATTTATAATTTATGGAAACAAGTATTAGATTATTTTGATGCTTTTCTAATTGGTTTAACCGCAACACCAGATAAAAGAACCTTCGGTTTTTTTAATGAAAATGTAGTTAGCCAATATACCTATGAAGAATCTGTAACAGATGGTGTAAACGTTCCTTATGATGTGTACACAATTGAAACGGAGATTTCTCAAAATGGAGAAACTATAAAAGCAGGTTGGTATGTAGACAGACGAGATAAATTAACACGAAAAAAACGTTGGCAACAAGAAGATGAAGATACCGAGTACAAACGCAACGATTTAGATAAAAAGGTTGTTAACCCTAGTCAAATTAGAAATATTATACGTGAATATAAACGTGCCTTAAAAACGACTATTTACCCTAACCGTGTTGATGAAAACGGCGATTACGAGGTACCAAAAACCCTAGTATTTGCAAAAACAGATAGTCATGCAGACGATATTATAAAAATCATTCGAGAAGAATTTGACGAAGGTAACGACTTTTGTAAAAAAGTAACCTACAAAATTGAGGAAGACCCAAAATCGGTGTTAAACCGTTTTAGAAATTCGTATTATCCACGTATTGCAGTTACTGTGGATATGATTGCTACAGGAACAGACGTAAAACCATTAGAGGTGTTATTGTTTATGCGAGATGTAAAAAGCATCAACTATTTTGAGCAAATGAAAGGTCGTGGTACACGAACCATTAATAGTGATTCTTTACAACTCGTATCTAAAACTGCGAAAACAAAAACGCATTTCGTTATTGTAGATGCTGTTGGAGCAACAAAATCTAAAAAAACAGACAGTAGACCTTTAGAGCGTAAAAAGTCTGTACCAATGAAAGATTTACTGGGAGCTGTTACTATGGGTGTTGCAGACGAAGATTTGTTTTTGTCTTTGGCTAACCGATTAATTCGTTTAGAAAAGCAAATTACAGAAAAAGAAAAAGACAAATTATTGGAGTTTTCTGGTGGTAAAAACCTCAAGCAGATAACCAAAGAATTAATTACAGCTTTCGACCAAGACGAAATTGAAACCAAAGCACAATTAGAGATTGACAAAATCCCTGTGCAAGACCAAACGCCAGCTTTACTAGAAGAAGCCAAAAAGGAAGCTCAAGAACAATTGATTCTCGAAGCTAGTAAAACCTTTAATGGAGAATTAAATGACTACCTGGATAACGTACGTAAACAACACGAACAAATTATTGATAGTGTAAACATAGATTCGGTTACAAAAAGTGAGTGGGAAACCACTTCTGTAGATAAAGCTACTGAAATTGTAAAGGATTTTACTGAATATTTAGAAGCAAACAAGGATGAAATTAAAGCGTTGAGCATTTTTTACAACCAACCTTATAACCGTAGAGACATTACGTTTAAAATGATAAAAGACGTGATGGAAAAATTACAGTTAGAAAAACCATTATTAGCACCTGATTATGTTTGGAACGCCTACGCTACTGTCGAAGAAGTAAAGAGTAAACCACCAAAGGAGCAACTAACTGGTTTGGTTTCATTAATTAGACGTGCTTGTGGTATAGACCAACAACTAATCCCTTATGATAAAACGATTAATGAAAATTTTAGAAAATGGATGTTTGAACAAAATGCAGGACAGCACAATCGTTTTATGCCTGAACAAGTGGAATGGCTACGGATGATAAAAGACCATGTAGTGAGCAGTTACCATATAGAAATAGACGATTTAGATTACACACCTTTTGATGCCAAAGGCGGAAAAGGAAAAATGCACCAATTATTTGGCAACCAAATGAATGAAGTTATTAACGAACTCAATGAAGTATTAGCTGCATAA
- a CDS encoding MBL fold metallo-hydrolase, with product MTVEQIYTGCLSQGAYYIESNGEVAIIDPLRETKPYIERAKRDKATIKYIFETHFHADFVSGHVSLANETGAAIVYGPNANPAFEAILAADNQEFKIGDVTIKVLHTPGHTMESTTYLLRDENGKDYCIFSGDTLFLGDVGRPDLAQKGADLTQEDLAGYLYDSLRTKIMPLADDVIVYPAHGAGSACGKNMMKETVDTLGNQKQMNYALRADMTKDEFITEVTDGLLPPPVYFPLNVKMNKEGYDDISDVLDRGTKPLDPDAFEALANSTGALVLDVRHQKDFMEAHIPRSIFIGIDGGFAPWVGAMIGDVEQPILLVTPEGREEETVTRLSRVGFDNTLGYLEGGIEAWKTAAKEIDSMESVSATTLKDAIANDAKVFDVRKDGEWDSAHIPTAKHASLEVINEHLSEFPKEEPFYVHCAGGYRSVIAASILKARGIHNVIDVAGGFKAIKEADIAVTA from the coding sequence ATGACTGTAGAACAAATTTACACCGGCTGTTTAAGTCAAGGTGCCTATTATATAGAAAGCAATGGTGAAGTGGCTATTATAGATCCGCTTCGAGAAACGAAACCTTATATTGAACGTGCAAAACGCGACAAGGCGACGATAAAATATATTTTTGAAACTCATTTTCATGCCGATTTTGTGAGCGGTCATGTATCTCTAGCAAACGAAACAGGAGCGGCTATTGTTTATGGCCCAAATGCAAACCCTGCTTTTGAAGCTATATTGGCAGCAGATAACCAAGAATTTAAGATTGGCGACGTAACTATTAAAGTACTGCACACTCCAGGACACACTATGGAGAGCACAACGTATTTGTTGAGAGATGAAAATGGAAAAGATTACTGTATTTTTAGTGGAGACACCTTGTTTTTGGGAGATGTAGGACGTCCAGATTTGGCGCAAAAGGGAGCCGACCTAACCCAAGAAGACCTTGCGGGCTATTTATACGATAGTTTACGCACCAAGATTATGCCGTTGGCAGACGATGTAATTGTTTATCCGGCGCATGGTGCTGGTTCTGCCTGCGGAAAGAATATGATGAAAGAAACGGTAGATACCTTAGGGAACCAAAAGCAAATGAACTATGCCTTACGGGCAGATATGACTAAAGATGAATTTATTACTGAAGTTACCGATGGATTATTACCACCTCCAGTGTATTTTCCACTTAACGTAAAGATGAATAAAGAAGGCTACGACGACATATCTGATGTGCTAGATCGCGGTACGAAGCCTTTAGACCCAGATGCTTTTGAAGCATTGGCAAACAGTACAGGAGCCCTTGTTTTAGACGTGCGCCATCAAAAAGATTTTATGGAAGCGCACATTCCACGATCGATTTTTATAGGTATTGATGGCGGATTTGCACCTTGGGTTGGAGCTATGATTGGTGATGTAGAGCAACCCATCTTACTGGTAACTCCCGAAGGTCGTGAAGAGGAAACTGTAACTAGACTATCTAGAGTTGGATTCGATAATACGCTGGGGTATTTAGAAGGTGGTATTGAAGCCTGGAAAACCGCAGCTAAAGAAATAGATAGTATGGAATCTGTCTCTGCTACAACCTTAAAAGATGCAATAGCAAATGACGCAAAGGTGTTTGATGTACGAAAAGACGGGGAGTGGGACAGCGCACATATTCCAACGGCGAAACATGCGTCATTAGAAGTTATCAATGAACATCTGTCTGAATTTCCAAAAGAAGAACCTTTTTACGTGCATTGTGCAGGAGGGTATCGTTCTGTAATTGCGGCATCTATACTGAAGGCACGCGGAATTCATAACGTGATAGATGTGGCAGGTGGATTTAAAGCCATTAAAGAAGCAGACATTGCTGTAACCGCATAG
- a CDS encoding carboxypeptidase-like regulatory domain-containing protein, protein MKKSITVSIAEPCQEDWAAMSPTEKGKFCAACTKEVIDFTGATDEAIVTHVLKNNNVCGKFIPSQLNRKLTLERKTTHRFAPLAASFLIPFTLFATTNKNPVAQPQQKEFTSLGIGSMQSNAQITTKTPTVSDSTKTVTIIGTVTDINKLPLVGVNVLIKGTAKGTQTDFEGNYTIEVAPKQTLVFSNVGYISKEILISNVSNSINLQLQEDLSMMGEMVIMGGIGVRGSKFEEGPTTKPFGDEIGANLTESKTEETNSEKAMRNHKEFMKIKRAKAKAKRSKNNDGNR, encoded by the coding sequence ATGAAAAAATCAATCACAGTTAGTATTGCTGAACCCTGTCAGGAAGATTGGGCAGCTATGTCTCCTACCGAGAAAGGTAAATTTTGTGCAGCATGTACAAAAGAAGTGATAGACTTTACAGGGGCTACAGATGAAGCTATCGTTACACATGTTTTAAAAAATAACAATGTCTGCGGAAAATTTATACCGTCTCAATTAAATCGTAAATTAACCTTAGAGCGAAAAACTACACATCGTTTTGCGCCTTTAGCGGCTTCTTTTTTAATACCATTTACACTATTCGCCACTACAAATAAAAATCCTGTCGCGCAACCCCAACAAAAGGAATTTACTTCGTTAGGAATTGGTAGCATGCAGTCTAATGCTCAAATCACTACTAAAACACCGACGGTTTCAGATTCAACAAAAACAGTGACTATTATAGGAACCGTTACAGATATCAACAAATTGCCCTTGGTTGGAGTTAATGTTTTAATTAAAGGTACGGCTAAAGGAACCCAGACAGATTTTGAAGGTAACTACACCATCGAAGTAGCGCCTAAACAAACACTAGTGTTTTCTAACGTAGGTTATATATCGAAAGAAATTTTAATTTCAAATGTATCAAACAGTATTAACCTTCAGCTTCAAGAAGATTTAAGTATGATGGGCGAGATGGTGATCATGGGGGGTATTGGTGTACGAGGGTCAAAATTTGAAGAAGGCCCTACCACGAAGCCATTTGGTGATGAAATTGGAGCAAATTTAACAGAATCTAAAACTGAAGAAACCAATTCAGAAAAAGCCATGCGTAACCATAAAGAATTTATGAAAATAAAACGTGCAAAGGCAAAAGCAAAGCGGTCTAAAAATAATGATGGAAACAGATAA
- a CDS encoding DUF5320 domain-containing protein: MKNYILLLLTLLSITTLMAQNEIKKKYSIIPNAENVETLVLKSVTSMKTVYYVDGKEIKEDNVALQKIELLRLRCYAIYQNKALGDPSIVELRKKFIKRNELVDKLRNPNLDNNEKKVLKAQKDALENELEEVKCPESFGKIDGTIESKDGFLKLKPFKFSESTENTEGKNRLIKYFNGELKGYEKESIGLKLPENGQLFVPTTSFHVGALSLPLKLYVDSDSDSISGGTNNVRTDVDFALFVGKQWGVHGFNSKGELKTKKMQSANFLIGASKLTLNNKNTDGVIKKDTDVLSLDLGLAYGLSYNSFNILFGAGIDLPLSRFGDEWIFYGKPWVGIGVGYSIFSFE; encoded by the coding sequence ATGAAAAATTACATTTTACTTTTATTGACACTCTTGTCAATCACGACATTAATGGCTCAAAATGAAATCAAAAAAAAGTATTCAATTATTCCAAATGCGGAAAATGTTGAAACGCTGGTACTTAAAAGTGTAACTTCAATGAAAACCGTTTATTACGTAGATGGAAAAGAGATAAAGGAAGATAATGTTGCATTGCAAAAAATTGAATTACTGAGACTAAGATGTTATGCTATCTACCAAAATAAGGCCCTAGGGGATCCCTCGATTGTCGAACTGAGAAAGAAATTTATTAAAAGAAACGAATTAGTTGACAAATTAAGGAATCCGAATCTTGACAATAACGAAAAGAAGGTATTAAAGGCGCAGAAGGATGCATTAGAAAACGAACTGGAAGAAGTAAAATGTCCTGAATCTTTTGGAAAAATTGATGGCACTATTGAGAGTAAAGATGGTTTTTTGAAACTGAAACCGTTTAAGTTTTCTGAGTCTACCGAGAATACTGAAGGAAAAAACCGTTTAATAAAGTACTTTAATGGAGAGCTAAAAGGTTATGAAAAAGAGAGCATTGGTCTAAAGCTACCGGAAAATGGACAACTGTTTGTGCCTACAACATCATTTCATGTAGGTGCTTTATCATTGCCTTTAAAGTTATATGTGGATTCAGATTCTGATTCGATTTCTGGGGGGACAAATAATGTTCGAACAGATGTTGACTTTGCCTTATTTGTTGGTAAACAATGGGGAGTTCATGGTTTTAATAGCAAAGGTGAATTGAAAACTAAAAAAATGCAATCAGCTAATTTTTTAATTGGTGCATCTAAGCTTACTTTAAACAATAAGAACACAGATGGAGTAATTAAAAAGGATACAGATGTACTTTCTTTAGATCTTGGCTTAGCCTACGGTTTATCGTATAATAGCTTCAATATTTTATTTGGTGCAGGTATTGATTTGCCTTTGTCAAGATTTGGCGATGAATGGATCTTTTATGGAAAACCATGGGTAGGAATAGGAGTAGGGTATTCTATTTTCTCGTTTGAGTAG
- a CDS encoding ferritin-like domain-containing protein codes for MKTTKEQADIDIHNNLVNNLQELLEKNVDAEKGFAKAMQDAKNANLKNFLKHQAAQHGRFVNELDQEIRNLNETPKEGGSVTGKLHRTWIDIKTALTGENDEAVLEECIRGEKASLEEYEERIKQNNFPPQVETILTNQLGEIRGTLSRVKTLEDIADSIN; via the coding sequence ATGAAAACTACAAAAGAACAGGCAGATATAGATATCCATAATAACTTGGTGAACAATCTTCAAGAGCTATTAGAGAAAAACGTAGACGCCGAAAAAGGATTCGCAAAAGCTATGCAAGATGCTAAGAATGCAAACCTTAAAAACTTTCTTAAACATCAGGCAGCGCAACACGGACGCTTCGTGAACGAATTAGATCAAGAGATTAGAAATTTAAACGAAACTCCAAAAGAAGGTGGTAGCGTAACAGGAAAACTACACCGTACATGGATTGATATTAAAACCGCGCTAACAGGAGAAAACGATGAGGCCGTATTGGAAGAATGTATACGTGGAGAAAAAGCCAGCTTAGAAGAATACGAAGAACGTATCAAACAAAATAACTTTCCACCTCAAGTAGAAACAATCCTTACCAACCAACTAGGTGAAATAAGAGGGACATTATCGCGCGTGAAGACGTTAGAAGATATTGCCGACAGTATAAATTAG
- a CDS encoding M28 family metallopeptidase, with amino-acid sequence MKLLLISSFALLAVACNSTKTAETKKMTPVDYANTITAEDLKTHLYIFADDKMEGRMTGSDGQKLAAEYLRNFYQDQGIAAPVEPNNYYQNIPAEYFSRMKTPAASENVVAFIKGSEKPDEIIVLSAHYDHVGMENGKIFNGADDDGSGTVAMLEMAEAFQKAVKEGNGPKRSILFLHVTGEEIGLYGSKYYTENPIFPLANTVANLNTDMIGRIDPNKKDNPNYIYLIGSDKLSQGLHDLSEKVAAKYSDLELDYTFNDENDPNRFYYRSDHYNFAKNNVPIIFYFNGVHEDYHQATDTPDKIEYELMAKRTQLIFHTAWEIANQEERITADKL; translated from the coding sequence ATGAAATTATTACTCATCTCTAGTTTCGCTTTGCTGGCTGTGGCTTGTAACTCTACAAAAACCGCGGAAACTAAAAAAATGACGCCGGTAGATTATGCAAACACAATCACCGCAGAAGACTTAAAAACACATTTATACATCTTCGCTGACGATAAAATGGAAGGTCGTATGACAGGAAGCGACGGACAAAAATTAGCCGCCGAATACCTTCGTAATTTTTACCAAGATCAAGGCATTGCTGCTCCTGTAGAGCCCAATAATTATTACCAAAATATCCCTGCAGAATATTTCAGCAGAATGAAAACTCCTGCCGCTTCAGAAAACGTCGTGGCATTTATTAAAGGAAGTGAAAAACCCGATGAAATCATTGTACTTTCTGCACATTATGACCATGTAGGTATGGAAAATGGCAAAATTTTTAACGGTGCCGATGACGATGGTAGTGGTACAGTGGCCATGCTTGAAATGGCAGAAGCCTTTCAAAAAGCAGTAAAAGAAGGGAACGGCCCAAAACGCTCTATCCTGTTCTTGCATGTAACCGGTGAAGAAATTGGGTTGTACGGTTCTAAGTATTATACAGAAAATCCAATCTTCCCGCTTGCTAATACTGTTGCCAATTTAAACACAGATATGATTGGTCGTATAGACCCAAATAAAAAAGATAACCCAAACTACATTTACCTTATTGGTAGCGACAAATTAAGTCAAGGGTTGCACGATTTATCTGAAAAAGTTGCTGCTAAGTACAGCGATTTAGAACTAGACTATACATTTAATGATGAAAATGATCCTAATCGTTTTTACTACCGAAGTGATCATTACAACTTTGCAAAAAACAACGTACCTATTATTTTCTATTTTAATGGAGTACACGAAGATTACCACCAAGCAACCGATACACCAGACAAAATTGAATATGAGTTAATGGCAAAAAGAACGCAGCTTATTTTTCATACCGCTTGGGAAATCGCAAACCAAGAAGAGCGAATTACAGCAGATAAGTTGTAA